CCTGCGCCGAGCGCAGCGACGGCTGGTACTGGCGCGCCGCGGCCTCCGCTTCCGCCAGGGTGATGACGCGCCCCTCGGAGGCGGACATTGTCAGGGACTGCCGCACGGCCGGAGGCGTCACGGGACTGGCCGGGTCCGGCGCCGGAGCCTGGGCGCCCGCGACCACGGGCAGGACGCACAACGAAAGCGTCAACGGAAGCGCGCGCATCACTCGTACCTCAGTGCATCAATGGGATCCAACAGGCTCGCCTTGCGCGCCGGGTACAGCCCGAAGACGACCCCAACCAGGCCGCTGAACCCGATGGCCAGCAGCGCGACGTCAGGACGGACCAGCATGGGCCAGCCGAACTGCGCGGCGAGCAGCTTCGCCACGCCCAGGCCCACGGCCGCGCCGATGATGCCGCCCAGCACCGCCAGCGTCAGCGCCTCGATGAGGAACTGCGCCAGGATGTCTCGCGGCCGCGCGCCCACCGCCACGCGCACGCCAATCTCGCGCGTGCGCTCGGTGACGCTCACCAGCATGATGTTCATGATGCCGATGCCGCCCACCACCAGCGACACCGCCGCGATGGCCGCGAGCAGCAGGCTCAACGTCTCCGTGCTCTGCTGCTGACCGCTGGCCACCTCCGCCAGGTTGCGCACGTCGAAGTCGTTGGCGTCGTCCTCGCCCAGCCGGTGACGCTCGCGCAGCAGGCTGGTCACGTCCGCCTGCGCCTTGGCCGTGAGGTCCGCGCTGGCGGCCTGCACGAACACCGCGCCGGTGATGTACGCGCCCAGGCTCTGCGCCTGCACCTGCCGCTTGAACGTGGTGGCCGGCACGAACACCGTGTTGTCGAAGTCCTGGCCCACGGGCGACTGGCCCTTGGGCGCCGTCACGCCCATCACGGTGAAGGGCGTCTTGTTGATGCGGATGACCTGCCCCACGGGGTTGAAGCCCTTGCCGTAGAGGTTGTCCACCACCGTCTGGCCCAGCACCGCCACCTTCGCGCCCGCCTCGTTGTCCGCGTCCGTGAAGTGCGCGCCCTTGGCCATGGTCCAGCTGCGCACGGTGAAGTAGTCCGTCGTGGTGCCGATGATGCTGGTGTTCCAGTTCTGGTCCTCGCTGAACACCTGCGCGTTGGAGCGCATCTCCGGCGCGGCGCCGCGCACGCTGGGCACCTGCGTGCGCACGGCCTCCAGGTCGTCCCAGGTGATGGTGGGCTGGCTGCCGAAGCCGCCGCGCGCGCCGCCGGACTTGGACGAGCCCGGCAGGATGATGAGCAGGTTGGTGCCCATGGAGTCGAAGACCTTCTGCACGCTGGCCTTCGCGCCGTCGCCAATGGCCACCATGGCGATGACCGCGCCCACGCCAATGATGATGCCCAGCGCGGTGAGCACCGAGCGCGTCTTGCTGCGCAACAGCGCGCGCAGCGCCAGGACGAGCGTCTCCAGGATGTTCATGTCCCCACCTCCTCGGCGGGCACCACCGCCGGGTTCGGCGTCTGGCGTCTGTCGTTCACGATGCGCCCGTCCTTCACCACCACGATGCGCTGGGTGTACTCGGCCACGTCCGGCTCGTGCGTCACCAGCACCAGCGTGAGGCCCTCCTTCTGCAACTGCTGGAACAGCGCCATCACCTCCACCGTGGTGCGCGAGTCCAGGTTGCCCGTGGGCTCGTCCGCGAGGATGACGCGGGGCCGCCCCACCAGCGCCCGCGCGATGGCCACGCGCTGCTGCTGACCGCCGGAGAGCTGCTTCGGGTGGTGGTCCAGCCGGGCCCCCAGCCCCACGCGCTCCAGCGCTTCCTTCGCCCGCGCGCGGCGCTCCTTGGCGGGCACGCCCGCGTACAGCATGGGCAGCTCCACGTTCTCCAGCGCGGTGGTGCGCGCCAGCAGGTTGAAGCTCTGGAAGACGAAGCCCAGGGTGCGGTTGCGCACGCGCGCCAGGCCGTCGCGGTCCAGGCGGGCCACCTCGCGGCCGTTGAGCAGGTACTCACCGGAGGAGGGCCGGTCCAGGCAGCCCAGGATGTTCATCAGCGTGGACTTGCCCGAACCGGAGGAGCCCATGATGGAGACGAACTCCCCGGACTCCACCGTGAAGTCCACGCCGCGCAGGGCCCGCACCTCGACGTCGCCGGACTTGTACACCTTCACCACGTTCTTGAGCTGTATGACGGGGGGTGCCCGCTTCGTGTCCGCGTCCATCGGTCCGCCTTCTGTCCCTTCCCCTGCCCTCTATGTCTGTGATTGGAACGGCCTCGCGCGCGCCTAGAAGCCGCGGCGCCCGCCGCCCATGCCCCGGCCGCCGCCCGGGCCACCCAGGGGGCTCGCGCCGCCGGACGGAGCCGCGGAGGGCGTGGAGCCCGCGGGCGAGTTCGCCGCGGTGATGACGCGGTCTCCCGCCTTCAATTCACCCTCCACCACCTCCGTGAAGGTGCCGTCCGTCATGCCGGTGCGCACGTTCACGGCGACCGGCCGCGGCTTCTGCTCCGGCTGGCGGCGCAGCACGTAGATGGTGCGCATGCCGGCCGGGGGCGGCTGTGCCGGAGCCTGCTCGGCCGCGTTCGGTGACGGCGCCGGGCGGTAGCGCAGGGCCGTGTTGGGCACGGAGAGCGCCTGGTCCTTCTGCTGCGTGACGATGGTCACGTTGGCGGTCATGCCCGGCTTGAGCTTCAGGTCCGGGTTCGGCACGTCGATGACGGCCAGGTAGGTCACCACGTTCTGCACGGTGATGGCCTCGTTGCGGATCTGCCGGATGGTGCCTTCGAAGGTCTCCCCCGAGAAGGCGTCCACGGTGAAGGTGGCCTTCTGGCCGGGCTGCAGCTTGCCCACGTCCGCTTCCGCGATGCTGGTGTTGACCTGCATCTTGCGCAGGTCCTCCGCGATGGTGAAGAGCACGGGCGCCTGGAGGGACGCGGCCACCGTCTGGCCCACGTCCACGCTGCGCGAGATGACGATGCCGTCCGTGGGCGACACGATGGTCGTGTACTTGAGGTTCACCTCCGCCTCGTTGAGCGCGGCCTGCGCCTGGGCCACCGAGCCCTCCGCGGCCGTCACCTCCGCCTGACCGTTGGCGGCGGCGGACTCCGCCGTCTCCAGCTCGGACTGGGAGATGAACTGCTGCGCGCGCAGTTCCTTCGAGCGCACGGCCTGCTTCTTCGCCACGTCCGCGTTGACGCGCGCCTTCTGGAGGTTCGCGCGCGCGGCGGTCATGTTCGCCTTCGCCCGGTCCAGCGCGGCCTGCACCAGCTGCGGGTCGATGCGGGCGATGACCTGCCCCTTCTTCACCTGGGAGTTGTAGTCGACCATCAGCTCCTGGATGCGACCGGACACCTGGCTGCCGACCTGCACCGTCACCAGCGCCGCCACGGTGCCGGTGGCCGTCACCTTGGCCGTGAGCTTCCGGGCCTCGGCGGGGGTCGTGTCGTAGGTGACGGCGTCCGACGGGCTTCCAGCGCGCATGCGCCAGAACACGACCGCGCCCGCCACCACCAGGATGGCCAGGATCCAGGCCCAGCGCGGCACGCCCCGCTTGCGACCCTCGTCCTCATCCAGCTCCACCGGCGCCAGGGCCGGCGCTTCCCGCGGCATCTCGCTCAAGGCCTTCATGCCCCTTATCTACGTTTTGAAATGTTTCGGCGAATCTCGTCTCTATTACGAAAGATGACCCACGGCGAGGCGGCCTTCCGGTGTGTCCGCCGCTCCCACTCCGGGGAGCACGACCCGCGCGGTGGTGCCCTGGCCGGGCTGGCTCTCCAGCGTGAGGCGGCCGTGGTGCGCGTCCAGGATGCGGCGCACCAGCGCCAGCCCCAGGCCCACGCCGCCGGTGGTGCGGGCGCGGCTGCGGTCGGTGCGGAAGAAGGGCGTGCCCACGCGCTCCAGGTCCTGCGCTTCGATGCCGATGCCCTGGTCCTGGATGTCCACCTGGAGGCCGTCGCCCGCCGCCCGGGCGTGCAGCGTCACTGTGGTGCCGGGCTCCGAGTACTTCCCCGCGTTGTCGAGCAGGTTGTCCAACACGCGCCGAAGCAGCACGGGGTCTGCTTCCAGCGCGGGTAGCGTGCCGTCCACCTGGACCTCCAGCCGGTGCTTCGGCCGGGCGGTGTGGAAGCGGGCGGCGGCCTTGTCCAACAGCGCGTTCGCGTCCACGCGCTCCAGGCGCAGGGGAGGCACGCCGCTGGCGCCCTCCGTCACCAGCTCCAGGCGGGACGTGGTGAGCACGTCCGACACCAGGCGCTCCAGCTCCGACAGGTCCTCGGTGATGTCGGGCAACAGCTCGCGCGCCGTCTGCGCGTCGCCCTCCGCGGCCAGGTCCAGCGCCACGCGGATGCGCGACAGCGGCGTGCGCAATTCATGCGACACGTTGGCGAGCAGCTCCTTCTGCGAGCGCAGGAGCTGGGTGATGCGGCCGGCCATCTCGTCGAAGGCCTCGGACACCAGGCCCAGCTCGTCCTTGCGGCGCAGGCCCGCGCGCACGTCCAGCCGACCCGCGCCAAACGCGCGCGCCGCGGAGGCCAGCTTCTCCAGCGGGCCCGCGAGCGTGCGCGCGAAGGCGACGGAGGTGATGGCGGTACACGCCAGCACGAGCCCCACGATGATGGCCGTCTGCCGGTCGCCGTCCGGAGGAGGAGGCGGCGGAGGCAGGGACACGGAGGCGTAGACCTGGATGGGGCCCGGGAAGGGGCTCACCACCAGCAGGCGGCCGGGGCCGCCACCGACTCCGGGGATGGGTCCACGCGGGCCGCTGCGGGTGACGCGGGAGGTGACGGCGGAGAGCTCCTCGGCGCCAAGCGCGGGCGCGGGCTCCTGCCGCGTGTTGCCGAGCAGCGTCCCGTCCGCGGCGCGCAACGTGACCTGCATGCCCATGCGCTGCTGGGCGCGGGCCAGCGACGCCTGGAGCGCGGCGGGGTGGTCGCGCAGGGTGGACCACTCGTCGAGGAAGTAGGACAGCTCGTCGTCGAAGCGGTT
The sequence above is drawn from the Corallococcus sp. NCRR genome and encodes:
- a CDS encoding ABC transporter permease, translating into MNILETLVLALRALLRSKTRSVLTALGIIIGVGAVIAMVAIGDGAKASVQKVFDSMGTNLLIILPGSSKSGGARGGFGSQPTITWDDLEAVRTQVPSVRGAAPEMRSNAQVFSEDQNWNTSIIGTTTDYFTVRSWTMAKGAHFTDADNEAGAKVAVLGQTVVDNLYGKGFNPVGQVIRINKTPFTVMGVTAPKGQSPVGQDFDNTVFVPATTFKRQVQAQSLGAYITGAVFVQAASADLTAKAQADVTSLLRERHRLGEDDANDFDVRNLAEVASGQQQSTETLSLLLAAIAAVSLVVGGIGIMNIMLVSVTERTREIGVRVAVGARPRDILAQFLIEALTLAVLGGIIGAAVGLGVAKLLAAQFGWPMLVRPDVALLAIGFSGLVGVVFGLYPARKASLLDPIDALRYE
- a CDS encoding efflux RND transporter periplasmic adaptor subunit, yielding MKALSEMPREAPALAPVELDEDEGRKRGVPRWAWILAILVVAGAVVFWRMRAGSPSDAVTYDTTPAEARKLTAKVTATGTVAALVTVQVGSQVSGRIQELMVDYNSQVKKGQVIARIDPQLVQAALDRAKANMTAARANLQKARVNADVAKKQAVRSKELRAQQFISQSELETAESAAANGQAEVTAAEGSVAQAQAALNEAEVNLKYTTIVSPTDGIVISRSVDVGQTVAASLQAPVLFTIAEDLRKMQVNTSIAEADVGKLQPGQKATFTVDAFSGETFEGTIRQIRNEAITVQNVVTYLAVIDVPNPDLKLKPGMTANVTIVTQQKDQALSVPNTALRYRPAPSPNAAEQAPAQPPPAGMRTIYVLRRQPEQKPRPVAVNVRTGMTDGTFTEVVEGELKAGDRVITAANSPAGSTPSAAPSGGASPLGGPGGGRGMGGGRRGF
- a CDS encoding ABC transporter ATP-binding protein — its product is MDADTKRAPPVIQLKNVVKVYKSGDVEVRALRGVDFTVESGEFVSIMGSSGSGKSTLMNILGCLDRPSSGEYLLNGREVARLDRDGLARVRNRTLGFVFQSFNLLARTTALENVELPMLYAGVPAKERRARAKEALERVGLGARLDHHPKQLSGGQQQRVAIARALVGRPRVILADEPTGNLDSRTTVEVMALFQQLQKEGLTLVLVTHEPDVAEYTQRIVVVKDGRIVNDRRQTPNPAVVPAEEVGT
- a CDS encoding HAMP domain-containing sensor histidine kinase — protein: MRFFRLPMGLLPRIYLVGVIQIVLVGVSLMLARDLLRNESWRNRFDDELSYFLDEWSTLRDHPAALQASLARAQQRMGMQVTLRAADGTLLGNTRQEPAPALGAEELSAVTSRVTRSGPRGPIPGVGGGPGRLLVVSPFPGPIQVYASVSLPPPPPPPDGDRQTAIIVGLVLACTAITSVAFARTLAGPLEKLASAARAFGAGRLDVRAGLRRKDELGLVSEAFDEMAGRITQLLRSQKELLANVSHELRTPLSRIRVALDLAAEGDAQTARELLPDITEDLSELERLVSDVLTTSRLELVTEGASGVPPLRLERVDANALLDKAAARFHTARPKHRLEVQVDGTLPALEADPVLLRRVLDNLLDNAGKYSEPGTTVTLHARAAGDGLQVDIQDQGIGIEAQDLERVGTPFFRTDRSRARTTGGVGLGLALVRRILDAHHGRLTLESQPGQGTTARVVLPGVGAADTPEGRLAVGHLS